A window of Acidobacteriota bacterium genomic DNA:
ATTACCCCACTAGAAATATCAACATCAACACTGACTAAAGGAGTGATAATTCTTTGTCTGCTGCGAGCATCGTTGATTTCGTAGTGCTCCATTGGTACAGACTGAAAGTTGAATCGCTTGTAGTATTTTTTGTCGGGAGCTTGATGTGGCCCTCGGAAGCTCTTTGGAATTGATACAGCATAGATAGATTTCTCATTTGAAACCGGAATAGGTGCAAGTCTGACTCCATCTAGCCTTGGATTTATTTTGCTGGATATGATTTGCTCTAACCACTCTCGTCCATACTTATTGTGGTCAATTCCTTCATCTATTTTTTCTGGGAATTTGTTCGAATCCTCGGTAACTCCATAAATGAGTAACCCGCCATCAGAGTTTGCAAATGCTGAGACATCCTTAGCTATCTCGTCTCTTTTGCTATGGTCAATAGCTGGGCTTGCCTTGTAATCGAGATGAATGTTTTCCTGAACTTTGTTCGTTATTAGCTTTTCGATTTCAACAATGGTAGTTGGTAACTCGATCATTTCTTGCTTCCTATGAATCTTCATTGCCCATGAAGCACTCGCTTGACGCTTGCGTTGTCGGCGTCAACGTCAACGATCAAATCGCCTCCACGCCGTCCAACGTAATCCTTCGGCCCGTAATTGATTCGCCAGCAAGCCTCGCCATTTGTCATCTGAGAAATGGTGATGATGCTTTGCATCACGTCTACTCCTAATTCACTGGCGCGTTTGTTGGCTGCGGCAATCACGCGCGCCAGAGAAATTGCCAGGTCATCATTCAGAACTTCAGGGTCGAAAACTGTGGTCATGATTATTCACTCCTACGTTCGGCCAGACACTCATCAGAATTCATTTGCAGAAGTTTTACTGTTGTTCGACCTTCCGCTGTTAAACCAACGATCATTTCACTTTCAAAGGCGAAGTGCTCGCCCCAAACTTGCGTTCGCGGATTGAAGAGAAAAGCGAATTGACCAGTAGCAGGATCGAACGAGCCGAGATCTGTTCCTTTGAACCGATTGCATCGGGCGCAAGCATAAGCAAGATTGTCAGACTCGGTTAGCCCGCCATGCTTTTCTGCGATGATGTGATCAACTTCATGCGGATAGAATGAAACGCCGCTCGACAGCAAACAGTATTCGCATTGTTCCCAAGCGCGTTCCTCAACCAAACGACGTAGTGCCGTTGAGATGTAGGTCTCGCTCATGGTTTGCCGGTTAGGAAAGGAAGATTTCGAGTCTTAATCATCACCATCAAATGTTCAATTCGGTCATATTCATCAAGTTCTGCTTTCTCGGCAGGCGTGATCTCATTGACTCGCTCTTTCGCTACCAACTCTCTGCGACGTTCCATCATTTCTGGCGTCGGACCGAAAGCCGAAATCTGTTCTGGCGTCGGACGATTGGCGATGAAATCGAGCACATAACGATAGACTTCTGCAGCCAGCGGCGGTTGTTTCAGGCTTCTAACCAGCAATTCCGTCAATTGATGTTTGTGGTGCTCTAATTGCTCAGAAACATCATCCGGGACTTCGAGTGTAATGGTCGTCATTGAATTACCTCCGTGCGCCAATTCTGGCACATTAGCCAAACCACCTAAAACAGTTTTCTACCAAACCGCCTTCGGCACGCCGACAGGAGCGACCGCCAGATCGCCGGTTCTGCCAAAGCTGCGAATGAACTTCTGCGTCACTTCTTTCAGGTACGCATACGACGGAATTACGAACAGTAGCGGCTGCATGTCGGAATAATCAAACTTGGTGTGGAGGACTTCTTCCAAGTTGAAGAGGCGGC
This region includes:
- a CDS encoding HNH endonuclease produces the protein MSETYISTALRRLVEERAWEQCEYCLLSSGVSFYPHEVDHIIAEKHGGLTESDNLAYACARCNRFKGTDLGSFDPATGQFAFLFNPRTQVWGEHFAFESEMIVGLTAEGRTTVKLLQMNSDECLAERRSE